In Bombus terrestris chromosome 13, iyBomTerr1.2, whole genome shotgun sequence, the DNA window CGAACGTGATAgttgttatttataaaatttattctaaatatgaTATCGTACAAgtgtaaaattaaatactaTGTCGTGCGCGTTATTATTGCATTTGCGATGAGTTAGCGTAATGTTTGATCTTCTATCTTCTTTGACTAATCGTTTTTCTTAGCGCTGTGTCATCTTCTTATTTTCGtcaaatgaaaagaaaacttTTTCGAGCAACTTCCTTACGGAACTTTATTATAGTATTGCGAAAGAACTTGGCAAATTTACCATATAATTGCATAATCTCTTGTAGTGCATCTTCCTTGTCGTTTGTTCTTCGAACTCCGAGTTCTTCTTTAACGTCCGTCTCTTTAACGTTTCACTTTATCTTGCAATTTATCGCGGGTAGTTCATTCTTAGTGAACTTGTCAACTTCTTCGGCTTCTCGTAACTTTCTCTTCCACCTTCACTTTTTACCTCTCGCTTTCTCCTCTCGCTCATTATCCGCATAAACATTTATCTTCTCTTCGAGCATCCTCAGCTTGTCCTCGTTTGATAAATTACAGCTGTTTCGATTATTCGTCGTGTAATCCTTAACACTGCAATTTTTCGTTTGCGTCTTATCCACGTCGTTTATTTTCTTATCGATCTCGGTCAATTTTTCGTACAGCTCTTTGTCTTTCGATGATTTCCTCATATCTTCACCGAAAGCAACTTCTTCCAGTTGTTGttcgttcttctttttccagGCTTGTCGCTTATTGAGCAGCAATATCTCATCTTCTAGTTGATCCTTGCCTGTTATCGGTTCTTCTTCTTTCATCAAGTCTGATACAAAGATGCGTGTAATAAATGCGACAAAATACATTGACAAATACACTTTTCAAAATGACGATTAAAGAATCGTCATTTCAATCGATACTGTTGCACCAAACAAGCAAATCAGAGCAAAGGAATCCTACAGGTTTTATTAGGTATTTTACTCATACGTAACTGCGATAAAGATTGACTTTTAATCTTGTTCGTTCCTAAATCCTTTAACCTTTGAACTTTGTACGTGTAAATTTCACGAGAAGaggatttttaatgttttaagaaTATCTTTACTATAAAATCGATCCCCTAATAATTCCTAATAGTAtacttacatattttattaaaatgtagaTTGTATAATACCCGATAAAAAGAATGATTTTACGGATTTATGAGTACTATCAATCTTTGCAAGGTTACCTTTGTCTTCTTCGCTAGAATCATTTCGTTCTAACTGGACGTTAGCAAGAGATTTTGATGTATCTGCTTCAATTTTAATACTCCCTTTCTGATCTTCCGTGTCATCTTTTTTCAAATCGTTTGTCGCCTTTTCTTTCCAAGATCGAGCACTGTACTtatgtgaaaataaaatcataatGATACAAGTTATTTAACGTTTCGCTAATTATTGAACCGCGGCTGTTTACGCGATTATGGCAAGTTTCATTCTTTCGACGTTGTATCTCGTTTCGTTCCTTTTACTTTTAGCATgcaaaataaatggaaatttaattcAAGAGAAACATATTAATTTCGGAAGTAAAAATATCTATAGCCAAATTGCCAACAGATTTTCAGTTTAATCtatcgaatataaattaatcaCGAAATTGAACGCGATACTAATGACAAAAGGTTGAAAGTGCAAAACTGCACAGCATGCCTCTCACGAATAAATCTCCATTTCATTTCTCTAATTACTCTGGTAAAACTATAGAATTGCATAATCATCCACAATCTGCCAATTATGTCTTATCGATGTGACACATACTTTTTATCATCCTTGTCTTTCagcttttcctctttcttaaCCTTCACCCGTATACCGTCCGCATTCGATTCCACGTTCACCATATCCATAGAGTCGTAAATTAAAGGTTCCTCGTATCCCGAATCGAAAGAATCCCAAAAGGCTTTGCTCAGATATTCACGTTTTTGACGCAGAGCAGCAGCTTTATGCATAGTGTCCTTATGTCGTGACTGATCAATAGTACTTGCACCTTTGCGATGCCTACCGTGCTTCCTTTTCCGGTTTTTACGCTTTCTTGGCATTTTATTATGCTTTGTACGTTTATGCAGGCTCCTGGCTAGTCTTTTCCCTTTACGAGCACCGCCAATTCTGTCTAAAGCGTATAAAGACTGTTTATAGATAGAAATAATCGACATTGAATCGTATAATCGTCGCAAAGTTACGGGATTTACTTTCTTGAAAAAGTTGTTCGTTCGTGAACAAGTTTGTGTTGCTCAGTTTCAAGAGGTTCGGCGCGTTCATTAAAGGCGAAAAACTATCTGGCCTCGTCGAATAACTTGCATTACTCGCGTTACTCATTCCTACTTGATACTGAGGAATGCTTTTCCCACCTTTCCCTTCTGCTATTCCATTTGCAGATTTCCCGTTTTTTTCAGCTTCCTCTTTCACTTCAATATATTCCAGCATCAAATCTAGCTGCTTCGCCTGAAATAATGGACAAACTAGCCATATAACGGTGAAAATTTCGAGTTGATAATTCCAACGTATAAAAAGACTTTCAATCATAAAAAAGCATTTCTTCCCGTAAAATCGAAACGAGACCTCGCGAGTATCAACGACCACTTCTTCCATATTTCTCTGagatctaaataattttttaaagtataatAAACTCGATTGCGCCGAAAAAGGTGCGGTAGGTTTAAGAATAGCGTAGAGTAGCGATGGTCATTCGATTCTCAGTCAAGTGAGACGATTCGATGCTTTGTTTCGCCAGAGTTAAGAATCTAACCAGATACTCCTGAATTGATTTAATTTTCGCCTTATCGTCTTCTGCTAGATCACTGTATTCCTTTATCAGACTTTTTATCAATCGAATCTTTGCGTACAATTCGCTAATCTCAGCTTCGAGTTGATCGTTTGGGAAACTTTGAAAGAGGAACTTGTCCCGTGGAAAATGATCTTTATCTTGCTCGTGTATCAATGGTAACGCTGGTGGCTGAAACGAAGTTCGATCGAGAATGTTGGATGTAAACGAGCGTTCGACATGAAATATTTAACTTGTAAAGTCAGATCCGAATAGAATACGCGTTACTTGttctaataaatttgtttgCGGATGCACTTCCAACATCCAGTCCAAGAACTCGAGCAAATCGGATGGCAGAGAAATGCAAGTCTTTCTCTGAACCTCGTCGAAGATCAGTCGATTAAGAAGCAGCATGATCTTGTTCAACAACTCTTGCGTATGTTTGATCTGTCATAGTAAAACGCGTTAAAGCGTTTGCAAGATGTTAAAGGGAATTATTACAAGAATATTGGGAATCTACCTCGTCGTCATTGTTGGTCTGACGATACGATTTATCAGCTGCCATGGTGTCTCTAGTTTTGTGTTTATGATAAAGACCTGGGCCCAACGATACCTTCAGATCCTCGTTCTTTTGTATCTGATGATTTCATGGAAATATAATAAGTAGACTGCGCGTGTCTATTGCGATAGAAAATATCGAATACCTGGTCGAAAATTTGTTCCACGATCTTCGCAGCAAGTTCACCGTGAAGAGCCGAATCCATCTGCGATTCGTCTTCCACGTTATCAGCTACCAAAAGCGTGGAGAATTTCTTCCTCTGGATATCGTTGTCCAAATTCATCGTCTAAAATATTATCGACGAGccttttctttaaattaaattacacgcTATATCTTGTTATATCGTTCGCATTTTTGAAAAAATCTCACTCGATCACTTACATCTTCTTCTTTAATTCTATCGTGATGTTCCTCTCCTCCGTTATGAGCTTTCTCTTCGTCCTGCGTAATCTTGCTTTTTTTAATGTTAGTATGATGGTTTCCATTCTTCGATGTACCTTTCTTATGTTTTTtactacgtttctttgttgtcATCTTTTTGTTCTTGCGATGTCTTCGTTTTCTGCGATTCTTATTCGACTTGGCGGCATgatcttcctttttcctttttttcaacgCTTTACCATAACTCTTCTTCTTAACGgcatgttcttttctttttgaatCTGCGTTTCTAACAATGCCGCCGTAATCGTCCCCGTCATCGTCTAAGTAGTCATATTCCTCAACATCCTTCGAGTTAAATAGCTCCTGATTCTCATCATCTGTGTCATCGTACGAGTTTAATAGCTGAAAATTGTCGCTCGCCTTTTCTTTATCGCTCGAATATAGATCATAGTCCATTCTCTCGGAATCGCGATTACGTCGATCCTCGTCATCGTCATACGTATCATAAAGAGTCCCAACTTCCCTTTTCGTTCTTCTATCATCTTGAAATAATTGTTGAATATCTAAAGGCGGATGGGTAACGAGAGCAACCTTGGTGGAATCTTCAGTCTTTAACGTCGTTCCATTTTCAATCGGAGCCCTATCGATGAAACCATTAACCGGGCTCTTTTCATATTTCGTTGTACCAGATTCAATATATGCAAGGGTGTTCGAATCGATGGTTTTCAAGCTTCTGCTGAGTCTGACCCTTATGTCTTTGTCGAAATCGTCGATCCATTCCAGGGGTTCGACAAAAGATTCATGCAGGTCCTTAGAGCTAACGATCGTCTGTTTCACGCGATCTATATTTTGGACGTGCTCCCATCCACGTGGAACCTGTGATTCCAGATATTTACGGTTCTCGTAAGGAGAACGCGAATCTGTGTCAATATATTGCTTCTGGCCCGTTAATGACCAGCTCACGGCATCTTTTCCTTTGGCCCCGCCGTTTCTCACTCCGCTCACCTGTGATTCAAGGTTTATAGAGCGAAAGAAAGTAAGTCGGGCCAATAATTTATTGGAAATGCTTAGATTTTACTCGTTTTTTACCTTTTGTGTTTGCCATTCACCGGTCGTTCCGATAGCGCTAGGTCCTCGTAATTTTTCCCCGGTGCTGTTACTTTGCTCCGACCCGCCTTTAAACATATCGTCTGTGCTTTTAAGAGCAAAATAATTACTTCGGGAAACGTTCGCGGCGTGGCTTTCATGCCGGCCAGATGATTCGGCTGGATACGTTCTTTCGCCAATTTCGGATTTCCCTGATCCAGTGTAAACGAGCAAAAGAGGCGATAAGTTGGGGCTGGAAACTGAACAGCAAAATCGAACATGATCGACGTGAGTCGCGCCGATTCCATGCGATGGAATTCGATTCAGCGACGTTTACCGGATGTTTTAGTTGGATCATCGCGAACTTGCGGAGGCTCGACTTGATCTTTAAACGGTTCGCCCGCTATTCTATCGATGGGATCTACTTTGCCGTAAGATTCGTGATACATCCTCTGATCTCCCTTTATTCGAGGTTTTACTTTTGTCTCGTCCTCGTTccagtcgtatattttttttaactcTTCGTACAGTGGTTCCACGTTGTCAGGCGCTATTTCTTTTCTAGCGGACacgagaataaaatatttataacggaGAATACTGTACAGAACGAATGCAGTAACGAGGCGTTCAGACGACTAAAATCAAAGCTAAACGATACTGAGACGAAGAAATTTCTAGGGCCAATTAGGATAGCATACTTTTCATCCAGATATTGGATATCATCGCAGAAATCGTCGATTGCTCCGGGATCCGAATTTGTATCCACTTTGAGAATATACTTTGCCGGATTTAGTATCATTTCGTTATTCGTGTCAGCGTCTAAAAACTTGTCTTCGTTTCCCACCACCGGTTCGTTTAACCTATCAACATACTAAGATCATTACTTGAGCTTAAAAATTTCTCGCGTAAGTATACACCAATATCACGATCACGCAGGTCAGTGTGTCATTTATTTGATTGATTCTACTATTTTTCGTTCGAGAATTTACCGCTGACCTCTCGCGACTAATGCTGTTCACGTTGTCTTCACCTTGATCCCAGTCGTTGGTTGCTGGAGGATCCTTCCTCTTTCGCGAATTTAGCTTTCGTCGATAAGGTCGCCGCTGATTTCTTCGTTACGTTCCTTTCTATTCCAGCCGGATTAAGGAATTGCTGCACCGGCACTCTGTTCCCCGTTTTTTCCTTCTGTTTCATCTCCTTTCGTATCGCCTCGTCTTGCTCGTCCTTGATTTCCGTCATAGGTGGTTTACATTTTTCGCCGCTCTGTCCGTCTACGACTACGACATGACGAATAGAGACATGAGCTCTAGCGTGATTCGTCTGCGACTATGGCTACAGCGAATGCGTGCTCTGTGACGAATAAAACATCCGAAATGAATGTAGGTAAACGCCACGTAAAAATCTGCTGTTAGATACTTAGCTTCCATctctttgtatttataaaaatacaacaaatatattatacagaaaAGATATCTGTGAAATATTCAAGGAAGTggtaaaaatttacatatatttgatattaaaatcgTATAAAGAGAGTGCAGTTTGCTATATAAAACTCCTGACaacatattcaatttaaaaattgtgCCTCCGTGAACATGAAAAGTTTGATTTACTATATTCTTCTGCCGACATCTTCGTGTTTAATTGCTGCGACGTATTCGTCAAGACACACATTCACCTTAACTCATAGCCCAACCTGGTGATATCGAATCGATGATTTGAGTGGATTATTGGAAATCTGGCGAAACTTTACTACATAAGATTCTAGCAGTTTTGTCGTTAGTTTTTCGATGGGGAAGTGCACGCGTGATTACCAGGTCCCGCGTCGGATTCGATGGCGCTCTTGTCTTGATAATTGTTTTTACTTCGCTGTTGCTCGCTTGTCGGTGACAACGATTCGTGATCCTGCTGCTCGAGGTTGCTATCGTAATCGTAGTATTCAATTACACTCGGATTACGTCTTTTTCTCTGGCGAggtttcttctttttgtcgATTTTCTCTTTAATCAACAGATTcactttatctttctttttgtcgctgTACGCTGCTCGTTCTTTCCTTCGTGTTGCTGCGTCGCTTTTTTCTGAAAATAATCCATAAACGTTTAGTtcctgtttttctttctctagcATCAATTTCCTTTTCGTTTAAACAGCGTTTACGTTAGATACTTCCAGGTCAACCGAGTCGATCCACGTTCAATGATTTGGCTCGTTACAGGAGGTTGTATAAATATTACAGAAAAAACGTAATTAAATTAACGTTCGTGTTATTTTgtcgtataaataaattctaaagAAGTTTATAgttcattaatttttttaaattttatttgagaCTTGACAATTATAGAAACTAagcgaaaaaataaatatacgtgaCGACAAAAGTACGAAATAAAAGCTCGACGATAGTTTTACCTGCAGCAGCCTGATGTTgattttcctcttcctctttgtcACTGTAATTCGCATCGGCATCTTCGACATCGTCGTTGGAGTACTCCATATACTGCAATATTCTTCTCTGACCATATTTATCATTCATTATCCTATCGTCCATTCCATTGGTCATTATgaatatttctctatatttctTATTGCTTGCTTCTTTATTCGCTCCGTTCGACTCTGCCTCCTTATTAGATCCCTGAACGGAGTCTCCCTTCTCTTTATTGTCGTTAAACCGCCCCTCTGCGTTCGTAAATTTATCCTTTCCGCCTAGGTCATTACATTTCTCAGCTGCACCGTGATCGACGTTCATAGCCATCTGATTACGAGCTGCCTCTCCGAACCAGTTTCGAGTTCCTTCTTCATTGACGCCGCTTTGTTCCGTTCCTTTGTCGAGGTCTGCAGAGTTCTCAAGTCGTTTCTCATCCACGTTCCTTTCTTTCATCGTGTTCGTAGACGCGGGCGTGTCTTCGTATGGCACTTCCTTAAGTTTATTCTTCCGAAAATCAAGCACCACGCTACCAACCGGAACTTCGTCGTTTCTCGGCTCTGCATCTCGTTTATTCGCACCTTCGACAGGCTTATCGACCTGCGACGTGTGTAACTTCATGTTGTAAAGCATCGAAACCGATTTTCCACCTTTCTGCTCGTTCTCCACGATCGTCTTCTTCTTCACGTCAACTATATTCAACACAAACGGCGATTGACCACCGTGCGGTAATTTTTTATCGTCATCCGCGTTACTGAACTCGATCAGATTCTTGTTTTCTGACTTGAACAGGATATTAATATTTCCTGAATCTTTGGCAGACTTCCTCACCTGCGGAGACGATTCTTCGTGCTCGTCGTTGGTTTCTTCGACTTCTTTTGTCCGTTCGTTGTCTTCGCGCAAATGCCTCTGAGGTTCAAAGACTTTGATCACCTGTTCTCCCTTGCTCGAGCCGACATTTTCTTGATTCGAGGTTTCGGTAGACGAAGCAGCCTGCAGTTCATTCGCCGTGGATTCGAAGGTTTGCAAAGAATTTCCCTCGGGACTTTCACCCTTTTCTTTGTTCTTCATCAACTTGTTTTCCATCGCGTTCTGATTTTCCCGCGATAGATCCGATTGTTCGCAATTTCCGCCTGTTTCCGTGTTTTTACTCTCATCCGTGGCCGCCTTTGAGACGTCGGAAGCCGCGGTATCTGCCGGATTATTCGTTAATTCGCTCTCACGTTCGAAAGCGTTCCTCGCTTGCAAATCATTCGACAAAGATTCTATTTTAACGGAAGCATCCGCGACGCCGCAGCCAGAtgtctttgatatttttatggaatttttcTCATCAGCTGCCGACTTGTTTCCATCCTGAGCTTCGTTTAAATGACGTTTCTCATCTGACGGCGTTCCTTTGCTACGTCTTTTACGGTCATGAAGCTCTTTTAGCGTGTCCTCTTCAAGGTACGGGTCCCCAAACCCCGCTCTATGAAAGAGTTTCGGGTTACCATCGTCGTTATTAACTCCAGTCCTCTTCGTTCTCCACACTTTCAGATGAGCATTCTTCTCATCAAGATCCTCGGTGCTTGGCTCACGCTTTTTTAAATTCAACCTTTCTGCTCCTAGACTTTCCCACCAGCCGAAGTTTCCTGAAAAGATGCAACATTTTAAGCTAACTTTCTTTCTACCTGCTTCTCAAGCACGTGTTTATCAAATTAAAACGCTTTTCTTTATACTTTCGTCGTCGTTTTCACTTTTTTGGTAGTTGCTTCTTCCACCAGCAGTTCGCTTCTTCTGTTCCTGCTTGTTGCTCTGCTTTTCTTTAACACTCAAAGTATCCAAATTTTTGGAATTCTCGCGCCGTTTTTTGTCAGTTTCATTCAGGCTTTTTTTTAGTTCTAATATCGTTTCTCTGAGAGATTCCAGCGACGTCGCCTCGTTCTTCTTCGTTTCGGCTCGTTGATTTCTCACGATCAACGCGCTACCCGCTTCTGTGTTTGCTTCTttgtcaccgtccaaagaatctatttaattttttatcgtttcaACCGTTTAAAGTCAAAATCGATAGTAGAGCATCCTGAAGATTGTCCTAGTTTCTGCCGTGTCTCATTTTAATCAGTTAGCTATTTTTCACGAGtgtactcgtcacgaagaaatgacaATGTTTTGTGCTATGACGAGCCCtgtcagtaataaaattaaaaaaataaaaccagtatactcgtcatcgtcAGCTTAGTTACACAGTTTCGTTTAAAACAGTGACTGGTTGACTTTTAGTCGATgagcaaattttaaataaaaacattaaaacTCTACATTCAAATTCACATTCGCGTTCTCTCAGCTTGGACGTCTTAAACCCGCGGAACCTTTCAGGATAACCAAATACATCGAAATTAGATCGTACTAAGTCTATTTTTTCGACCGGCGTCGTAATCGTGGATCCATCGATCCTCAAATTTATCCTTTTCGTTTCCTGAGTTTTTGTACGAGTTCAGCCAGTCGCTCAGAGAACAAAGATCCTTCGTATTGGACCAGTTTTTCCGAATCTGATTGTCTATCGTTTCTTTGTCATCAGCCGGAGAAAGATgaacttcttttcttttctttctacaaGAATCGCGCAGATGCTTTTAATATAGGACCGATAATACTTACGAGGAAACCCCGGTGACTGATACACGCCGATTTTCATGAAGCTTCGCGCAAATGTTCATCTTTTACTTTAAGGGAGAAATCAACCCTTTTATCCGATCTATTTCCGATTTATTTCCGATCTATTAGAAgtagttgaaataaaaatttctctgtGTCTCGAGGCTTATGAGTCTGCGAGAGAATTTCGTCGAAGAAATCGGCTTTTTGCGAAAATTACGTAAGAAAgtgatattttcaaaaaattgttcATTCGGATTTGTAACTCTCAAGGCACGGCATGATTTTTATCATTCACCGGGTTCCCCttgttagaatattttaataacagaaATACGATACCCCTTTTCATACGCATCGACGTCATCGAGATCGACGTTCCTCTCGAACGTCATGTCATTATCAAAACGCAATCTGTGGGAAAGTTCCAGAGGATTTTCATCTCTGTACGTATTTCTATTCAACTGCCGTGTAGTTTCGTAGTTCTCGCTAGAGTCTCTTTTCTCGCGTAATTTATTAACGTTTTGACTGTTCCTTCACAGATGTTTAATTCATTATTCGTGAGGTATGATGTATCGGTTAGTGATTTTCATTAGTCAACTCACTTCTTCCAATCCTTCTCGCGATTAACATCACGCAGTGCTTGATCTATCCACTTTAAATCGGTTTGAGCCTTCAGAACATCTTGTAGGAACTTATTTAATGCTGGACTGTTCTCGTCTGTGGATTTAGCCGACTCTTCGTCTCGCTGATCCTCGCTAGATTTCGCCTGCGAGATCAATGATAGTATAGGAAAAGTCTGCGTAAGAGTAGACCAGGGTcgattcttattttttattccattaACATACAGCAGTGTCGAAGCGTCAACAGAAATTTGTTACAAGATACTGTTCTTATTTTCAGCAATTTACCAATGTTTTTCAAAACATGCAATACAAAAGTACCAAAAGTAAGTAAAAAAACTGTATACGGTCAAACCTACACACGCTGAACTCCGCTATAAGTAAACCACTCGTTTTGCGAtagcgaacgaaagaaagaaagaagaaatgtcgataaaaagggaaaaagcAAATAAACTTGAGAAAGAATGATAATGCATGAACGTAGGCGTGAGCTTGTTGAAT includes these proteins:
- the LOC100651970 gene encoding DNA topoisomerase 1-like, giving the protein MSIISIYKQSLYALDRIGGARKGKRLARSLHKRTKHNKMPRKRKNRKRKHGRHRKGASTIDQSRHKDTMHKAAALRQKREYLSKAFWDSFDSGYEEPLIYDSMDMVNVESNADGIRVKVKKEEKLKDKDDKNARSWKEKATNDLKKDDTEDQKGSIKIEADTSKSLANVQLERNDSSEEDKDLMKEEEPITGKDQLEDEILLLNKRQAWKKKNEQQLEEVAFGEDMRKSSKDKELYEKLTEIDKKINDVDKTQTKNCSVKDYTTNNRNSCNLSNEDKLRMLEEKINVYADNEREEKARGKK
- the LOC110119826 gene encoding uncharacterized protein LOC110119826; amino-acid sequence: MNLDNDIQRKKFSTLLVADNVEDESQMDSALHGELAAKIVEQIFDQIQKNEDLKVSLGPGLYHKHKTRDTMAADKSYRQTNNDDEIKHTQELLNKIMLLLNRLIFDEVQRKTCISLPSDLLEFLDWMLEVHPQTNLLEQVTRILFGSDFTS
- the LOC105665638 gene encoding putative WEB family protein At1g65010, chloroplastic; translated protein: MRTIVFTACPLDNRRRPSLLIYVILAVILPIHVSAEAQKNEHGNTYVNPGFSKNMEESKVSIVDGENKDSKAKSSEDQRDEESAKSTDENSPALNKFLQDVLKAQTDLKWIDQALRDVNREKDWKKNSQNVNKLREKRDSSENYETTRQLNRNTYRDENPLELSHRLRFDNDMTFERNVDLDDVDAYEKGIDSLDGDKEANTEAGSALIVRNQRAETKKNEATSLESLRETILELKKSLNETDKKRRENSKNLDTLSVKEKQSNKQEQKKRTAGGRSNYQKSENDDERNFGWWESLGAERLNLKKREPSTEDLDEKNAHLKVWRTKRTGVNNDDGNPKLFHRAGFGDPYLEEDTLKELHDRKRRSKGTPSDEKRHLNEAQDGNKSAADEKNSIKISKTSGCGVADASVKIESLSNDLQARNAFERESELTNNPADTAASDVSKAATDESKNTETGGNCEQSDLSRENQNAMENKLMKNKEKGESPEGNSLQTFESTANELQAASSTETSNQENVGSSKGEQVIKVFEPQRHLREDNERTKEVEETNDEHEESSPQVRKSAKDSGNINILFKSENKNLIEFSNADDDKKLPHGGQSPFVLNIVDVKKKTIVENEQKGGKSVSMLYNMKLHTSQVDKPVEGANKRDAEPRNDEVPVGSVVLDFRKNKLKEVPYEDTPASTNTMKERNVDEKRLENSADLDKGTEQSGVNEEGTRNWFGEAARNQMAMNVDHGAAEKCNDLGGKDKFTNAEGRFNDNKEKGDSVQGSNKEAESNGANKEASNKKYREIFIMTNGMDDRIMNDKYGQRRILQYMEYSNDDVEDADANYSDKEEEENQHQAAAEKSDAATRRKERAAYSDKKKDKVNLLIKEKIDKKKKPRQRKRRNPSVIEYYDYDSNLEQQDHESLSPTSEQQRSKNNYQDKSAIESDAGPVVDGQSGEKCKPPMTEIKDEQDEAIRKEMKQKEKTGNRVPVQQFLNPAGIERNVTKKSAATLSTKAKFAKEEGSSSNQRLGSRLNEPVVGNEDKFLDADTNNEMILNPAKYILKVDTNSDPGAIDDFCDDIQYLDEKKEIAPDNVEPLYEELKKIYDWNEDETKVKPRIKGDQRMYHESYGKVDPIDRIAGEPFKDQVEPPQVRDDPTKTSVSSPNLSPLLLVYTGSGKSEIGERTYPAESSGRHESHAANVSRSNYFALKSTDDMFKGGSEQSNSTGEKLRGPSAIGTTGEWQTQKVSGVRNGGAKGKDAVSWSLTGQKQYIDTDSRSPYENRKYLESQVPRGWEHVQNIDRVKQTIVSSKDLHESFVEPLEWIDDFDKDIRVRLSRSLKTIDSNTLAYIESGTTKYEKSPVNGFIDRAPIENGTTLKTEDSTKVALVTHPPLDIQQLFQDDRRTKREVGTLYDTYDDDEDRRNRDSERMDYDLYSSDKEKASDNFQLLNSYDDTDDENQELFNSKDVEEYDYLDDDGDDYGGIVRNADSKRKEHAVKKKSYGKALKKRKKEDHAAKSNKNRRKRRHRKNKKMTTKKRSKKHKKGTSKNGNHHTNIKKSKITQDEEKAHNGGEEHHDRIKEEDVSDRVRFFQKCERYNKI